A stretch of the Halomonas sp. CH40 genome encodes the following:
- a CDS encoding DUF6482 family protein: MELKELKQFVAGHDNFEIRVITHSGSRFYQVELEDVEGERHMLTRRAKPMLFRSLDDVYLELKRAGIHRAYLVQHVPQDEVIGRDAHYSAPLTSRMPLVF; encoded by the coding sequence ATGGAACTCAAGGAACTGAAGCAATTCGTGGCAGGCCACGATAACTTTGAAATCAGGGTAATTACCCATTCAGGTAGCCGCTTCTACCAGGTTGAACTGGAAGATGTAGAAGGAGAGCGACACATGCTGACCCGCCGAGCCAAGCCGATGCTGTTTCGTTCGCTGGATGATGTCTATCTTGAGCTTAAGCGCGCAGGCATCCATCGGGCTTATCTGGTGCAGCATGTGCCTCAGGATGAAGTCATTGGCCGTGATGCGCATTACAGTGCGCCGTTGACATCGCGTATGCCGCTGGTGTTTTAA
- the rlmB gene encoding 23S rRNA (guanosine(2251)-2'-O)-methyltransferase RlmB, protein MKSASRRGAKAPQTPKAPQGLEVVYGIHALQSLLDRGEAPRELWLQAGVEKRLEELAVKAEQLGARLVKQPREMLDQMTQGAAHQGVVAFCKPLVAEGEESLWLKLRAWSAPTPPLLLVLDGVTDVHNFGACLRSADAAGVHGVIVAKDKAAPLNATVRKVACGAAEVVPVYQVTNLTRTLEKLKQEGVWIAGTAGEAATSLYEVDFTGPMALVMGAEGKGMRRLTREACDHLVKLPMAGQVSSLNVSVATGICLFEAVRQRQLAS, encoded by the coding sequence ATGAAGTCGGCATCTCGTCGTGGAGCCAAGGCTCCTCAAACGCCTAAAGCACCTCAGGGGCTTGAGGTTGTGTATGGCATCCATGCCTTGCAAAGCCTGCTGGATCGCGGTGAAGCCCCCCGCGAGCTATGGTTGCAGGCAGGGGTGGAAAAGCGCCTGGAAGAACTGGCTGTCAAGGCAGAACAGCTGGGCGCGCGTCTGGTTAAGCAGCCGCGCGAGATGCTCGATCAGATGACCCAAGGGGCGGCGCATCAAGGGGTAGTGGCATTCTGTAAGCCGTTGGTGGCGGAAGGGGAGGAATCCCTGTGGCTGAAGTTGCGTGCCTGGTCGGCGCCGACGCCACCTTTACTGCTGGTGCTGGATGGCGTCACCGATGTGCATAACTTTGGCGCCTGTCTACGTAGTGCTGATGCGGCCGGCGTGCACGGTGTGATTGTGGCCAAGGACAAGGCCGCACCGTTAAACGCAACGGTACGCAAGGTGGCCTGCGGGGCGGCAGAAGTTGTACCCGTCTATCAGGTCACTAACCTGACGCGCACCCTGGAGAAGCTCAAGCAGGAAGGTGTCTGGATCGCTGGAACGGCCGGTGAAGCGGCAACCAGCCTTTATGAGGTTGATTTTACCGGGCCGATGGCGCTGGTCATGGGGGCTGAAGGTAAAGGAATGCGCCGACTAACCCGCGAAGCCTGTGATCATCTGGTCAAATTGCCGATGGCAGGGCAGGTATCCAGCCTGAATGTTTCGGTGGCCACGGGTATCTGCCTTTTCGAGGCGGTGCGTCAGCGCCAGCTTGCAAGTTAA
- a CDS encoding DUF393 domain-containing protein gives MSQRDTLNAKAPVILFYDGHCPFCRVEVDWLAKHRHHQRIQLVDIQQADFLEGEYGASFDTMMGKLHVLDNAGHWYIGMDASRALYAVLGYQRLVRFSCLPIISGMMDVGYRLFARYRVRLGNWWEKRKKK, from the coding sequence ATGAGCCAACGAGATACTCTGAACGCTAAAGCGCCCGTCATCCTCTTTTACGACGGCCACTGCCCTTTCTGCCGCGTTGAGGTTGACTGGCTCGCCAAGCATCGCCATCACCAGCGCATTCAGTTGGTGGATATCCAGCAGGCCGATTTTCTGGAAGGTGAATATGGCGCTTCTTTTGACACCATGATGGGAAAATTGCATGTGCTGGATAACGCGGGACACTGGTACATCGGTATGGATGCCAGTCGTGCCCTTTATGCCGTTCTGGGGTATCAGCGCCTGGTCAGGTTTTCGTGTCTGCCGATCATAAGCGGCATGATGGATGTTGGGTATCGGTTGTTTGCCCGCTACCGGGTTAGGCTGGGCAACTGGTGGGAAAAACGCAAAAAGAAATGA
- a CDS encoding cryptochrome/photolyase family protein, which produces MSKPLILVLGDQLSLALPTLRQAPDNAVVALCEVADEASYVPHHIHKIGLFLAAMRHFAQQLREAGWQVHLSALDDPDNTHSLIDEAERLALAYHCDHILVVRPGEWRLWEAIQSRANGAIPWQLVEDDRFFTTPDDFGQWAQGRKQLRLEYFYREQRKRSGLLMDADKKPVGGQWNFDHDNREPLPDTFTPPQQRQHDIDDITQEALDVAARHFPEHIGCINNFNWPVTRQQALTELDDFISYRLSDFGRYQDAISDAEPYLFHSRISVALNIGLLSPREVCHAVEQAYLEGQAPINAAEGFIRQVLGWREYVRGLYWTQMPEYKTRNGLGFQRELPAFFWDSKTDMRCLKRAIEMTIDNSYAHHIQRLMVTGNFALLCGVKPEALCDWYLAVYADACEWVELPNTLGMVLHADGGLMGSKPYCASGKYIDKMSDHCQHCRYSPKQVTGPKACPLNSLYWHFLETHRPALNHNPRMKLIYGSLDRMKDEKRTAMREQAEQFLSELSSAPGYGQPTHTAGYYSD; this is translated from the coding sequence ATGTCCAAGCCGCTGATACTGGTACTCGGTGACCAGCTGTCACTTGCGTTGCCCACGCTACGCCAGGCGCCTGATAACGCCGTCGTTGCGCTCTGCGAAGTCGCCGATGAAGCTTCCTATGTGCCTCATCATATTCACAAGATTGGGCTTTTTTTGGCCGCTATGCGACATTTTGCCCAACAGCTGCGTGAGGCTGGCTGGCAGGTTCACCTCAGCGCACTGGATGACCCCGATAACACCCATTCATTGATTGATGAAGCCGAGCGACTGGCCCTCGCCTACCACTGCGACCATATCCTGGTGGTACGCCCCGGCGAATGGCGCTTATGGGAAGCCATACAGTCTCGTGCCAACGGCGCTATCCCCTGGCAACTGGTGGAAGATGACCGCTTTTTCACCACCCCGGATGATTTTGGCCAATGGGCACAGGGTCGCAAGCAGTTGCGTCTTGAATACTTCTATCGCGAGCAGCGCAAGCGCTCTGGCTTGCTGATGGATGCCGATAAAAAGCCAGTGGGCGGGCAATGGAACTTTGATCATGATAACCGTGAACCTTTACCGGACACCTTTACCCCACCCCAACAACGCCAACACGACATTGATGACATCACCCAGGAAGCACTGGACGTAGCAGCTCGCCACTTTCCAGAGCATATCGGATGCATCAATAACTTTAACTGGCCCGTGACCCGCCAGCAGGCACTGACAGAACTGGATGACTTTATCAGCTATCGCCTCAGTGATTTTGGCCGTTACCAGGATGCGATCAGCGACGCTGAACCCTACCTGTTCCACTCACGGATTTCCGTCGCTCTGAATATCGGCCTGCTGTCCCCTCGGGAAGTGTGCCACGCCGTTGAACAGGCTTATCTAGAAGGCCAGGCGCCAATCAACGCCGCTGAGGGCTTTATTCGCCAAGTGCTGGGCTGGCGTGAGTATGTGCGCGGCCTGTACTGGACGCAGATGCCGGAATATAAAACCCGCAATGGCCTCGGTTTCCAACGCGAGCTACCGGCGTTTTTCTGGGATAGCAAGACGGATATGCGCTGTCTTAAACGCGCAATCGAGATGACCATTGATAACAGCTATGCCCACCATATCCAGCGCCTGATGGTGACAGGCAACTTTGCCCTGCTGTGCGGCGTCAAGCCAGAAGCGTTATGCGACTGGTATCTGGCGGTTTATGCCGACGCGTGTGAATGGGTCGAACTGCCCAATACCCTGGGCATGGTGCTGCATGCCGACGGCGGCTTGATGGGCTCCAAGCCCTACTGTGCATCAGGCAAGTATATCGACAAGATGTCTGATCACTGCCAGCACTGCCGCTATTCGCCCAAGCAGGTGACCGGCCCCAAGGCCTGCCCATTGAATAGCCTTTACTGGCACTTCCTGGAAACTCACCGACCTGCGTTAAACCACAATCCGCGTATGAAGCTGATCTATGGATCCCTTGACCGCATGAAGGACGAAAAGCGCACTGCCATGCGCGAACAGGCAGAACAGTTTCTTAGCGAGCTGTCGTCAGCACCCGGCTATGGCCAGCCGACGCATACCGCCGGTTACTATTCTGACTGA
- the rpsF gene encoding 30S ribosomal protein S6, giving the protein MRHYEIVFMVHPDQSEQVPAMVERYTSIVAENAGTVHRLEDWGRRHLAYPINKIHKAHYVLMNVECNAETLEEIENIFRFNDAIIRSMVVRCKEAITEASPMMKPVEEKRQRREERPRTENESESESESA; this is encoded by the coding sequence ATGCGCCATTATGAAATCGTGTTCATGGTCCATCCGGATCAGAGCGAGCAAGTGCCGGCCATGGTCGAGCGCTACACCAGTATCGTTGCTGAAAATGCGGGTACTGTGCATCGTCTTGAAGATTGGGGCCGTCGTCATCTGGCCTATCCGATCAACAAGATCCATAAAGCCCACTACGTTCTGATGAACGTTGAATGTAACGCTGAGACGCTCGAGGAAATCGAGAATATCTTCCGTTTCAACGATGCCATCATTCGTAGCATGGTCGTGCGTTGTAAAGAGGCCATCACTGAAGCCTCTCCGATGATGAAGCCGGTTGAAGAGAAGCGTCAACGTCGCGAAGAAAGACCGCGTACTGAAAACGAGTCTGAATCCGAATCTGAATCAGCCTGA
- the hemH gene encoding ferrochelatase — protein MTEQVEMDHPGEGRLAHADSDHPPVVSHAKVGVVLANLGTPDATDYWSMRRYLSEFLSDKRVVDYSSWLWQPLLQGIILSKRPFSSGEAYRSIWNTEKNESPLLTTTRAQTDKIRERLKALYGDDVEVDFCMRYGNPSTRSVLNRLKERGCEKIVFFPLYPQYGGPTTATANDQAFRVLMEMKWQPYIRTVPAYFEHPAYLEALTNSVKEAYEGLETRPTKLVASYHGVPKRYLMEGDPYHCQCQKTTRLMREKLGFSKEEVDTAFQSQFGPEKWVGPQTVDHVAELAKQGHKHIAILSPAFSSDCVETLEEIQEEIYESFIEAGGETFTYIPCLNDRDDHIEALLQVVNNELSGWL, from the coding sequence ATGACAGAACAGGTAGAGATGGATCATCCCGGTGAAGGCCGTCTGGCCCATGCGGACAGCGACCACCCGCCGGTGGTGTCACATGCCAAGGTAGGCGTTGTGCTGGCGAATCTGGGCACTCCCGATGCCACTGATTACTGGTCCATGCGCCGCTACCTGAGTGAGTTTCTGTCAGACAAGAGGGTGGTCGATTATTCAAGCTGGCTGTGGCAGCCCTTATTGCAGGGAATCATCCTGTCAAAACGACCATTCAGTTCAGGCGAGGCGTACCGCAGCATTTGGAACACTGAAAAGAACGAAAGCCCGCTGCTGACCACAACCCGTGCACAGACCGATAAAATTCGCGAACGTCTGAAGGCATTGTACGGAGACGACGTAGAAGTAGATTTCTGCATGCGCTATGGCAATCCTTCAACGCGGAGCGTGCTGAACCGTCTTAAGGAAAGAGGCTGCGAGAAAATTGTTTTCTTCCCTCTTTACCCACAATACGGCGGGCCGACCACCGCCACGGCTAACGATCAGGCGTTTCGCGTACTGATGGAAATGAAATGGCAGCCATATATTCGTACCGTGCCTGCATACTTTGAGCACCCTGCCTACCTTGAAGCGCTGACCAACTCGGTCAAGGAAGCCTATGAAGGTCTGGAAACTCGCCCGACCAAGCTGGTGGCCAGCTACCACGGTGTGCCCAAGCGCTACCTGATGGAAGGCGACCCCTACCACTGCCAGTGCCAGAAGACCACACGCCTGATGCGAGAAAAACTCGGCTTCAGCAAGGAAGAAGTGGACACCGCCTTTCAATCCCAGTTCGGGCCTGAAAAGTGGGTAGGACCGCAGACCGTTGACCACGTAGCAGAGCTGGCCAAGCAGGGTCATAAACATATTGCCATTCTGTCACCGGCCTTCTCATCTGATTGCGTTGAAACCCTGGAAGAGATCCAGGAAGAAATCTATGAGAGCTTTATCGAAGCCGGAGGGGAAACGTTTACATACATTCCCTGTCTTAATGACCGTGATGATCACATTGAGGCGCTGCTGCAGGTAGTCAACAACGAATTGTCAGGTTGGTTGTAA
- the dnaB gene encoding replicative DNA helicase, which produces MQDPADQETAALKLPPHSLEAEQSVLGGLMLDNQAWDNVSDRLVSDDFYRYEHRLVFNVMTHLAEAGQPLDVVTLSEALDGRDQLDTVGGLGFLAELARNTPSASNIRAYADIVRERATLRKLIRAANQIAEGAFAPQGRPADELLNEAERLVFQIAEERPKTGGPIGMSELLTKAVDRIDELFNMKGQMTGLSSGFRDLDDMTSGLQPSDLVIIAGRPSMGKCLMSGSRLVDPESGALVTIDELVARQQASLLTLTNDFKLKKTCASAFVDDGLKPVFRVRTATGREVATTLTHPFLTGEGWQPLGKIDVGERIAVPREIPVFGHEVMPEYQLKILAYMLGDGGTTQTCPMFTNSNEALRADFADAVGHFPGVTCRLVDKAERKTERTPTLRVSRDATRLYSLRGQFSHVLREKLQAKGMTGEALASVLNVSKAAVSGWCNGKIVPVQPTFMRLCETLDIPITSDFSASDYSSVGKNSPNPVRRFLDVHGVWAKKALYKQVPDCVFRLPKQQLALFLNRLFACDGSAFVQANGQGRISYASSSRELIRGVQHLLLRFGILSKIREKQNRYVNLRQSPWELEILDQTSQKRFIQDVGIFSKEQALAELSACINAKRMHSNCDSLPKSVNHYVLAKKGERSWRMLFEKSGKTLPAGYNPHLSGSGERCLSRHRAAEFADLLDADRYLESLASSDIYWDEVVAIEPLGMQQVYDLTVDDTHNFVAEDICVHNTTFAMNLVEHAVIASDKPVMVFSMEMPADSLMLRMLSSLGRIDQTRVRTGQLEDEDWPRLTSAVNLLKDKQLFIDDTAALSPNEMRSRIRRVVREHGNMAMIMIDYLQLMQIPGFSENRTGEISEISRSLKGLAKEFNCPVVALSQLNRSLEQRPNKRPVMSDLRESGAIEQDADVIAFVYRDEVYNQDNPDNQGLAELIIGKQRNGPIGTVHMAFIGKYTRFEDLAPDSYGEAFGS; this is translated from the coding sequence ATGCAGGATCCCGCCGATCAGGAAACGGCTGCTCTCAAGCTGCCGCCCCATTCACTGGAGGCTGAGCAGTCTGTTCTGGGTGGGCTGATGCTCGACAACCAGGCCTGGGATAACGTGTCGGATCGTCTGGTGTCTGATGATTTCTATCGCTATGAGCATCGTCTGGTGTTCAACGTCATGACGCATCTGGCAGAGGCTGGGCAACCACTGGATGTGGTGACATTATCCGAGGCGCTGGATGGTCGAGATCAGCTGGACACCGTCGGCGGTCTCGGGTTTCTTGCCGAGCTTGCACGCAACACGCCGTCAGCCAGCAATATTCGCGCTTATGCCGATATCGTCCGCGAGCGGGCTACCTTGCGTAAGCTGATTCGTGCGGCCAACCAGATTGCTGAGGGGGCGTTTGCTCCTCAGGGGCGGCCCGCAGATGAGTTGCTCAATGAGGCCGAACGGCTGGTTTTCCAGATCGCAGAAGAGCGGCCCAAGACTGGCGGCCCGATCGGGATGAGCGAACTGCTGACCAAGGCAGTCGATCGTATTGACGAACTGTTCAATATGAAAGGCCAGATGACAGGGCTCTCCTCGGGCTTTCGTGATCTTGATGACATGACCTCCGGTTTACAGCCCTCTGATCTGGTGATCATTGCCGGAAGGCCCTCGATGGGCAAATGTTTGATGAGTGGCTCGCGACTGGTAGACCCGGAGAGTGGCGCTTTGGTCACAATTGATGAGCTGGTAGCACGACAGCAGGCTTCTCTGCTGACGTTAACCAATGACTTCAAATTGAAGAAAACCTGCGCGTCAGCCTTCGTCGATGACGGTCTTAAACCGGTTTTTCGTGTCCGTACTGCAACGGGAAGGGAGGTTGCAACCACCCTGACGCATCCGTTTTTAACGGGAGAAGGTTGGCAGCCTCTGGGGAAAATTGATGTCGGCGAGCGTATAGCAGTACCGCGTGAAATCCCAGTGTTTGGCCATGAAGTAATGCCTGAATATCAGCTCAAGATCTTGGCTTATATGCTGGGCGACGGTGGCACAACCCAGACATGCCCGATGTTCACCAACAGCAATGAAGCATTACGTGCTGATTTCGCTGACGCAGTGGGGCATTTTCCCGGTGTGACATGTCGCTTGGTGGATAAGGCAGAAAGAAAGACTGAGCGAACGCCTACCTTAAGGGTGAGCCGAGATGCAACACGTTTATACTCTTTAAGAGGGCAGTTTTCACACGTATTACGTGAAAAGCTTCAGGCAAAGGGGATGACGGGTGAGGCACTAGCATCGGTGTTAAATGTGAGCAAGGCAGCGGTGAGCGGTTGGTGTAATGGGAAAATTGTGCCTGTGCAGCCAACCTTTATGCGTCTTTGCGAGACGCTGGATATACCGATTACTAGTGACTTCTCTGCGTCTGACTATTCCTCTGTGGGGAAAAATAGCCCTAACCCGGTTAGGCGCTTTCTTGACGTGCACGGCGTGTGGGCTAAAAAAGCCTTGTACAAGCAGGTGCCAGACTGCGTATTCCGCCTGCCTAAACAGCAACTGGCGCTATTCTTGAACCGTCTTTTTGCCTGTGATGGTAGCGCTTTTGTGCAGGCGAATGGTCAGGGGCGGATTAGCTATGCGTCATCGAGCCGTGAATTGATTCGTGGTGTGCAGCATTTGCTATTGCGTTTTGGTATTTTGAGCAAGATTCGTGAGAAGCAGAACCGCTATGTCAATCTGCGTCAGTCCCCCTGGGAGCTTGAGATTCTTGATCAAACAAGTCAAAAACGTTTCATTCAGGATGTCGGCATCTTCAGCAAAGAGCAGGCATTAGCAGAACTGAGCGCCTGTATTAACGCCAAGCGAATGCATAGTAACTGCGATAGTTTACCTAAATCGGTCAACCATTACGTGCTTGCAAAAAAAGGCGAACGTTCGTGGCGCATGCTATTCGAGAAATCCGGTAAAACGTTACCTGCTGGCTATAACCCGCATTTGTCGGGTTCTGGCGAACGCTGTTTATCACGTCATCGAGCCGCTGAGTTTGCCGATTTGCTAGACGCCGATAGGTATCTTGAAAGCCTGGCTTCATCTGATATCTATTGGGATGAAGTGGTCGCTATTGAGCCGCTTGGAATGCAGCAGGTATATGATCTGACAGTGGACGATACCCACAACTTTGTTGCAGAAGATATCTGTGTGCATAACACCACGTTCGCGATGAATCTGGTGGAGCATGCGGTGATCGCCAGCGACAAGCCGGTGATGGTGTTTTCCATGGAGATGCCCGCGGATTCCCTGATGCTCAGGATGCTGTCGTCACTTGGGCGAATTGATCAGACGCGGGTGCGTACCGGCCAGCTTGAGGATGAGGACTGGCCGCGTTTGACCTCGGCGGTCAACCTGCTTAAGGACAAACAACTGTTTATCGATGATACCGCCGCGCTTTCTCCTAATGAGATGCGCTCGCGTATTCGTCGCGTCGTGCGTGAGCACGGCAATATGGCGATGATCATGATCGACTATCTGCAGCTGATGCAGATACCAGGGTTCTCGGAAAACCGGACCGGTGAAATCTCGGAAATTTCCCGCTCGCTGAAAGGGCTTGCAAAGGAATTCAACTGCCCTGTGGTTGCTCTCTCGCAGCTTAACCGCTCTCTGGAGCAGCGTCCTAACAAGCGCCCGGTGATGTCGGATCTGCGCGAATCAGGCGCTATCGAGCAGGATGCCGACGTGATTGCCTTTGTTTACCGTGATGAGGTGTATAACCAGGATAACCCGGATAACCAGGGTCTGGCTGAGCTGATCATCGGCAAGCAGCGTAATGGGCCGATCGGGACGGTACATATGGCATTCATCGGCAAATATACGCGCTTTGAGGATCTGGCGCCGGATAGCTATGGCGAAGCCTTTGGTAGCTAG
- the rplI gene encoding 50S ribosomal protein L9, producing the protein MEVILLDKIGKLGGLGDKVTVKPGYGRNFLVPYGHAVPATKENIAAFEAQRVELEAQAAERKAEAEARAEQLNDIELSLVSKAGDEGKLFGSIGPRDLADAISSAGIEVAKSEVRMPQGPIRQTGEYDIDLHLHAEVDATVRVVVMAE; encoded by the coding sequence ATGGAAGTCATTCTGCTCGACAAAATTGGTAAGCTGGGCGGCCTTGGTGACAAAGTCACTGTTAAGCCTGGTTACGGTCGTAATTTCCTGGTGCCTTACGGTCATGCCGTGCCGGCCACCAAAGAAAACATCGCTGCTTTTGAAGCCCAGCGTGTAGAGCTGGAAGCCCAGGCCGCTGAGCGTAAGGCTGAAGCTGAAGCCCGCGCTGAGCAGCTTAACGACATCGAACTGTCGCTGGTTTCCAAGGCAGGCGATGAAGGCAAGCTGTTTGGTTCAATCGGCCCGCGTGATCTGGCAGACGCCATTTCCTCTGCCGGGATCGAAGTGGCCAAGAGTGAAGTGCGCATGCCACAGGGTCCGATTCGCCAGACCGGCGAATACGATATCGACCTGCACCTGCATGCAGAGGTAGATGCTACCGTTCGTGTTGTGGTAATGGCTGAGTAA
- the rnr gene encoding ribonuclease R, whose translation MNKWTLSDDPHASREAQKYDNPAPSREYLLAALENYGKPITHENMSRLLGLEDEDHQEAVRRRLAAMERDGQVLRDRRGAYALINKLDLIKGKVLGHRDGFGFVLRDDGKKPDLVLPPRQMRRVFHGDHVLVRVSGRDRRGRDEATIAEVIARNTQTMVGVYRSNTPEFGVLVPENPRITQEVIIPHSASGGAQDGQVISARITQQPATRVQPVGEVIEVLGERMDPGMEIDIAIRSYDIPAEFPPEVMDQISTISAEVVEADKQNRVDLRNTPLVTIDDESAKDFDDAVCAWKTKSGSWKLVVAIADVSHYVRPGEPLDDEARTRGTSVYFPGQVVPMLPELLSNGLCSLNPHVDRLVMVCEMNISKTGAISRYRFYEAVMNSHARLTYNKVAAILDPDSDEGETLRREHAKLVKPLKDLHELYGILHDARIERGALEFDTTETAIIFNDERKIEKIVPRKRNDAHKMIEECMLAANVATARFLDKHDLPALYRIHEKPTPERLDKLRLFLNELGLTLPGGDDPTPQDYQALRETIKDRPDADIIQTVMLRSMNQAVYSPQNEGHFGLAYQAYAHFTSPIRRYPDLLVHRAIRSVVRGPRQTNTVMRVEGAPVEPPSKWCPYTFEQMVELGEHCSMAERRADDATRDVESWLKCEFMSDKLGETFDGTIASVTQFGLFVRLDEFYVEGLVHVTSLPSDYYHYEAEKHRLKGERTGTTYRLGDGVTIQVARVDMDDRKIDFSLADEKPRPRRQPRKRPAEAKPSGGTKAAAPKETARKSDDSKPKSNRRGPQRSRRSRKPADK comes from the coding sequence ATGAATAAGTGGACGCTGAGTGACGACCCGCACGCGAGCCGTGAAGCACAAAAATATGATAATCCGGCACCAAGTCGGGAATACCTGCTGGCCGCGTTGGAAAATTACGGTAAGCCAATTACCCATGAAAACATGAGCCGCCTGCTGGGATTGGAAGATGAAGACCATCAGGAAGCGGTGCGCCGTCGCCTGGCCGCCATGGAACGTGATGGCCAGGTGCTGCGTGACCGCCGAGGCGCCTATGCATTGATCAACAAGCTTGATCTGATCAAGGGTAAGGTGCTGGGCCACCGCGACGGTTTCGGGTTTGTGCTACGCGATGATGGCAAAAAGCCGGATCTGGTATTGCCGCCGCGTCAGATGCGCCGTGTCTTCCACGGCGACCATGTGCTGGTGCGCGTTAGTGGTCGCGACCGGCGCGGCCGCGATGAAGCTACCATTGCCGAGGTGATTGCGCGTAACACCCAGACCATGGTGGGTGTCTATCGTAGCAATACGCCTGAATTTGGCGTGCTGGTACCGGAAAATCCGCGTATCACCCAGGAAGTCATCATTCCCCATAGTGCTTCTGGCGGTGCCCAGGATGGCCAGGTGATTTCTGCCAGGATCACCCAGCAGCCTGCCACTCGAGTTCAGCCGGTGGGTGAGGTGATTGAGGTGCTGGGTGAGCGTATGGATCCAGGTATGGAAATTGATATTGCTATCCGCAGCTACGATATTCCGGCGGAGTTTCCGCCTGAGGTAATGGATCAGATCTCGACCATTTCCGCAGAAGTCGTTGAAGCGGATAAGCAGAACCGGGTTGATCTGCGCAATACGCCGCTAGTGACCATTGATGATGAGTCGGCCAAGGACTTTGATGACGCCGTCTGCGCTTGGAAAACCAAGTCGGGCAGCTGGAAGCTGGTGGTTGCCATTGCTGATGTGTCCCACTATGTGCGCCCTGGCGAGCCGCTGGATGATGAGGCGCGTACGCGCGGTACCTCAGTGTATTTCCCAGGGCAGGTCGTGCCCATGCTGCCAGAGCTGTTGTCCAATGGGTTGTGCTCACTGAACCCCCATGTTGATCGCCTGGTCATGGTCTGTGAGATGAATATCTCCAAGACCGGCGCGATCAGCCGTTATCGCTTCTATGAAGCGGTAATGAATTCCCATGCGCGGCTGACCTATAACAAGGTGGCGGCGATTCTGGATCCGGACAGTGACGAAGGCGAAACGCTGCGCAGGGAACATGCCAAGCTGGTCAAGCCGCTCAAGGATCTACATGAGCTGTATGGCATTCTGCACGACGCACGCATTGAGCGTGGCGCCCTTGAGTTTGACACGACCGAAACAGCGATCATCTTTAACGATGAGCGCAAGATTGAAAAAATTGTGCCGCGTAAACGTAATGACGCGCACAAGATGATTGAAGAGTGCATGCTGGCTGCTAACGTCGCTACTGCCCGTTTTCTGGACAAGCATGACCTTCCGGCCCTGTACCGTATTCACGAAAAGCCGACGCCTGAACGCCTCGACAAGCTACGTCTGTTCCTCAACGAGCTGGGGTTGACGCTGCCCGGCGGCGATGATCCGACACCGCAGGATTATCAGGCCCTGCGCGAGACGATCAAGGATCGCCCGGATGCGGATATCATCCAGACGGTGATGCTGCGCTCAATGAATCAGGCCGTGTATTCGCCCCAGAATGAAGGCCACTTTGGCTTGGCCTATCAGGCTTATGCACACTTTACCTCACCGATTCGCCGCTACCCGGATCTGCTGGTGCACCGCGCCATTCGCTCGGTGGTGCGCGGCCCTCGCCAGACCAATACAGTAATGCGGGTAGAAGGCGCACCGGTTGAGCCACCCAGCAAGTGGTGCCCGTATACCTTTGAGCAGATGGTCGAGCTGGGCGAGCACTGCTCGATGGCTGAACGCCGCGCCGATGATGCCACCCGTGACGTGGAAAGCTGGCTGAAATGCGAGTTCATGTCCGACAAGCTGGGTGAGACCTTTGACGGTACCATTGCCTCGGTGACCCAGTTCGGCCTCTTTGTGCGCCTGGATGAGTTCTATGTGGAAGGTCTGGTGCATGTGACGTCACTGCCATCGGATTACTACCACTACGAAGCAGAGAAGCACCGTCTTAAAGGTGAGCGTACCGGCACCACCTATCGTCTGGGTGACGGCGTTACCATTCAGGTGGCGCGGGTTGATATGGATGACCGCAAGATCGACTTCAGCCTGGCCGATGAGAAACCGCGTCCGCGTCGTCAGCCACGCAAGCGCCCGGCAGAGGCCAAGCCGTCGGGAGGCACCAAGGCAGCCGCGCCCAAAGAGACTGCCAGGAAGTCGGACGACAGCAAACCCAAGTCGAATCGCCGTGGCCCGCAGCGCTCACGCCGTTCGCGCAAGCCTGCTGATAAATAA
- the rpsR gene encoding 30S ribosomal protein S18 — MARFFRRRKFCRFTAEGVKQIDYKDLDTLKAYITETGKIVPSRITGTKARYQRQLASAVKRARYLALLPYTDSHQ; from the coding sequence ATGGCACGTTTTTTCCGTCGTCGCAAGTTTTGCCGCTTCACTGCTGAAGGCGTCAAGCAGATCGACTACAAAGATCTTGACACGCTGAAGGCTTATATCACCGAAACTGGCAAGATCGTTCCGAGCCGTATCACCGGCACCAAAGCACGCTATCAGCGTCAGCTGGCATCCGCCGTTAAACGCGCGCGTTACCTGGCACTGCTGCCCTATACCGATAGTCACCAGTAA